GGGACCGGAAAAAACGCCTGCTATGGCCGCTTCGGCGGCGGCGCAGTGCTTTTTCGCCCGCTCTCTCGCGCCTTCCAGCCCGAGCAGGGAAGGCCAGGTGGCCTTGGCGCTTTTTTCGTCGTGCCGTACTTCTTTGCCCACCGTGGCTTCATCTCCCACGACGTCGAGTATATCATCGGTTATCTGAAACGCAATGCCCAGTTCGCAGCCGTAAAGGCGTGCCGCTTCCCGCTGTGCGGCCGTGGCTCCGGCAAGCACAGCGCCGCATTCGCAGGCGTTGAAGAGAAGCGCGCCGGTTTTTTTCTCGTTGAGAACGCGCAGCTCATCCAGCGAAAGGCGCTTGCCTTCCCCGAGAAGATCCAGCATCTGCCCGCCCGCCATGCCTGCGGCGCCCGCAGCATCCGCCGTGAGACGCACGGCTTCCAGCAGGCGCTCAGCCGGAACAGCGGCGCAGGCCATGTGACTGAAGGCGTTGGTAAGCAGCGCGTCGCCCGCAAGAATGGCGGTGGCTTCGTCGAAGGCCTTGTGGCAGGTGGGGCAGCCGCGGCGCAGATCGTCGTCGTCCATGGCGGGCAGATCGTCGTGGATGAGCGAATAGGTGTGAATCATTTCCAGCCCCGCCGCAAAGGGCAGGAGCGCCTCGGTGAGTTCATCGGCCTTTTCGGGCGCGCAGGCGCGCGCCACGCAGAGGCAGAGCACGGGACGCAGGCGTTTGCCTCCGGCAAGCAGACTGTAGCGCATGGCGCTGGAGAGGCGGTGCGGAATATCCTCCGAAAGGAAGGAGGAACTGAGGTACTGTTCTATTCTGCTGCGAAGATCTGCGGGCATATATCCCCCTGTAGTGCCTCCCGGAAGGGCGGCGGAGAAAACGGGAGACGCGTGTTTTCAAAGCCCGCGCATCCTCCCCCGTGCACGGCGCGGCGCGAAGGATGCGCGTTTTTTTACGCGTATCAGTCCGAAAGATACGCAAGACGGCTCTTTCGCGCAAGTCGGTGAAGGCCGGACAAACGCTTTTTTCTGCGCGGGGGACTTCCTGCGGGGAGATATCAAAGGGCTGTTGCGTTACTCTTCTTCTCCGTCGCGCCCTGCAAAAGGTTCCGTGCCTTTTTCGGTGCAGAGCCGGATGTCGTGGCGCGCCTTTTCCAGCTGGCGGCGACAGGCGGCGGCATGGGCCAGGCCTTCCTTGTACAGGGTCACGCTTTCTTCCAGGGGGCTTTCGCCGGTTTCCAGTGTCGCCACGATGGCCTGAAGCCGGGCGAGCCGTTCCTCAAAGGTGGGTTCTTTCTTTTTCATCGTAGGTTCCGGGCCGCCGGGGCCTTTTGCGGTTGGTCGAAAATGCTGCGGGAGGGGCCGCCCACGAGCCTGGGCGGATCGCTGAGAAGGGGCATGGCGTCCACGGCCACGCCCTGAACGAGCAGGCCGAAATGCAGGTGCGGGCCCGTAACGCGGCCGGTGGAGCCGGAACGGCCTATGACCTGCCCCTTCTTCACGGTGTCGCCCGCCCTTACGGAAAAGGCGGAAAGGTGCGCGTAGGTGCTGACGACGCCCTGCCCGTGGTCGATATACACCATGTTGCCGCCGAAATACTGCTTTTCCGCCAGAAGTACCACGCCGTCCGCCGCAGCGGCGACCTGCGCCCCTTCGGCGCTGCGCATGTCCGTGCCCTTGTGCGGGGCGCGGGGCTTGCCGTTGAAGACCCTGCGGCCGCCGAAGGGGCTGGTGATGCCGCCGGGCACGGGGCGGTGCAGCGGCAGCGTCCAGCGCTTTTCCGTGCGGACGGCAAGGGCCTTCCGGCTGCGCTCAGAGTCGCGGGCAATCTGTTCCCGTACCTCGCGCGGAGGTTCGACGTATTTGGGTTCCACCTTGAGAATGCTTTTCGGCCATGCCACCGGTACGGCGGAGAGGGAAAATTCCCTGCTTCTGCCTTCCGCTTCAATGCGCACCTTGTGGTTGCCCTTTGCGTCGATGGGCATGGCGAGAAGCGCTTCCGCCTTCCACAGCGAGGGGGCCTGCTCCACGGCGGCGACGCGGAGCGTTTCGCCCCGCCAGAGGAAGGTCGCTTCAAAGGGAGCGCTGGCGGTGACGGCCACGGGGAAGGCGTGCCCCTGACTTACCTTTGCGGGTACGGAGAAGTCGGCCGCCCGGGCGAGGGCGGGGAGCAGAAGAACGGCGATGAGAAGAGAAAGAAGGCGTTTCATGCAGGTTCCTTGTATGCCGCAAGGGCGGAGCTTCGGCGTTATTCCGGCAGGGGGGCGTGCCCGGCTCCGTCGTCCTGCCGGGGCGAGGGCTCCACTGCGGTCACGGTGCCGAGAACACGGCCGTCGGCAAGAATGACGGAAAGGGGGCGGCCCGGCGCCGTCTGCGATACGGAACGCAGAAACGCTCCCGTATCATCGCAGGCCATGGCATAGCCCCGCCGGAGCGGTTCGAAGGGATCGAGGGCCTGAAGGCGCAGCTCCATGCGGGAAAGTGTCTGTTCCCCGGCAAGGCCTATGGTACGGCGCAGCGCGTCGAGAGGGGCGGAGGCGCGTTCCGCCGCCCTTTCCGCATGCTGGAGGCGGGTTTCTCCCGCGCCGGAGAGGCGGAGGGAAAGCGCCTCCACAAGGCTTTCATATCGGCCGAGAGAGGCTTTTGCCGCGGCATCCATGCGGAGCACGGCGTCATGGAGCTTTTCCTCCTGGCGGCGCAGGCGTGCCTGAGGGGAAAGAAGCGCGAGCGCGCGGGAGGCGTGTTCAAGGCGCATGGCAAGCATGGCGGTTCTGCGGGAAAACGCCAGCTGAAGGGCGCTTTCCAGTCCGTCCACATGCTGGATGAGAACATGGCGTTCCTGCCACAGAAGCTGGGCCGTATGGCTGGGAGTGGCGGCGGAGAAATCTGCCGTGAAGTCGGTGATGCTGTGGTCGATTTCGTGCCCTATGCCCGCAAGCACGGGGATGGGGCAGCGGTACACGGCCCTTGCCACGCGTTCATCGTTGAAGGCCCAGAGATCCTGTACGGAGCCGCCGCCGCGGATGAGCACCACCACCTCGGCCCAGGCTTCTCTGCCCGCCCTGTCTATCGCCTCCGCAATGCGGGGCGGAGCTTCCTCTCCCTGCACGGGAACGGGAAGAATGCGTATTTCCGCGCCGAGGCCCCGTGTGGAGCTTATGCGGATGAAATCGCGTATGGCGGCCCCTCCCGGAGCGGTGATGACGGCCACGCGGCGCGGTTCCCGGGGAATGGGGCGCTTGCGGGCGGCGTCGAACAGCCCTTCGGCGGCGAGTTTTCTCTTGAGCGCTTCAAATTCCTGATGCCACAGGCCGAGCCCTTCCGCCTGCCCGAGATCGACGATCATCTGATACTGGCCGCGCGCCCCGTACACCGTGAGTCTTCCCGCACAGATGACGGTCTGCCCGTTTTCCATGCTGCGGGCAAGGCTGGGCCGGGGGCCGTCCTCCCATACCTCGCCGGTGAGCGGGTCGAAGGCTTCCTCCTTCTGCTGGTTTCGGAACCATACGCAGTTGAGAAGGAAATCGTCCTCCTTCAGGGAAAAGTAGACATGGCCGGAGGAGGGGCGGGAAAGGTTGGTCACCTCGCCCCGTACCCAGACATACGGAAAGCGGCCTTCCACCGCCTGCCGCACCTGTTCCGTCACCTGTCGTACGCTGAGGATGGCGCTCATGTCTCTGGTCTCCGCTTCCTGAACCGGGCCGTTTCGCCGCGAATGGGGGTCGGGCTCCCTGCTTCCTTACAGGAAGGAAGCACAGGGCCGGGGCTTGAAACAGGGAAAAGCTCCGGCGGCCCCGCACGCGGCGCGCAATCTGTGCAAGTCGCGTTTTCGCCGCAGGGCGCGGACGGAGCTTTTCAAAAACATCGCCCGGCGGAGGAGGCATGCCTCCTCCGCCGGAAGGCAGGTTCCCGGAACGGAACCGTTCCGGGAAAGGAATCATCGCTTCCAGCTGTCCAGCACGGACTGATACCAGGCGGGGAAGGCCTGTTCGAAGCTGTCTGCGGGAAGGGTGGACTTTTCGCCGGTGCGGCGGTTCTTCACTTCCACCACGCCCTGGGCAAGCCCCTTGCCGCCCACGGTCACCTGCACGGGCAGGCCGATGAGGTCGGCGTCCTTGAACTTCACGCCGGGGCGTTCTTCGCGGTCGTCGTACAGGGTTTCCAGTCCCTGGGCGGCAAGGAAGGCGTCGATGGCGTCGCACTTTCCGGCCACGTCGGCATTCTTCGGATCGAGGCAGACGAGGTGCACGTCGAAGGGAGCGAGCTGGGGCGGGAACATGATGCCGTGCTCATCGAAGTTCTGTTCGATGCAGGCGGCCACCACGCGGGAAACGCCGATGCCGTAGCAGCCCATGATCATGAGCTTTTCCTTGCCGTTTTCATCGAGGAACACCGCGTGCAGAGCTTCGCTGTACTTGGTGCCGAGCTTGAAGATGTGGCCCACTTCGATGCCGCGCTTGATTTCCAGCGGACGGCCGCAGCAGGGGCAGGGGTCTCCGGCAACGGCGTTGCGCAGATCCGCCCATTCGATGGGCAGGGTCACGTCGCGCACAAGGCTCATGTGGAGCACATGGGTGTCGGCCTTGTTGGCGCCGGCGATCCAGTCGTTGGCGGCCATGAGTTCCTTGTCGGCATAGATTTTTTCCACGCCCTTGAGGCCGACGGGGCCGGCGAAGCCCACGGGAGCGCCGGTCATTTCCTTCACCTGTTCGGGAGTGGCGAACACGATGTCGTCGGCGTCGATGAGGTGGGCGAGCTTGATTTCGTTGAGTTCGCGGTCGCCGCGCAGAAGCACGGCCACGGGCTTGCCGTCGGCCATGAAGAGCAGCGTCTTGACGAGCTTGTCCGCACCGATGCCGAGGAAGGAGCACAGCTCCTCAATGGTGTGCTGCGCGGGGGTGTCCACTTCTTCCATGGCGGGGCAGGGCGTTTCGTCCTGCGTGAACACGGTGTTGATGGGCGCGCGTTCCACGTTGGCGGCCCAGGTGCATTCCGGCCAGTTGGTGCAGGCGGCTATGGAATCTTCGCCGGTTTCGGCAAGCACCATGAATTCATGGGAGAAGTTGCCGCCGATGGCGCCGGAGTCGGCTTCCACGGGGCGGAAATCCAGGCCCATGCTGCTGAATATCTTGTGATAGGCCTCCTTCATGGAGGCGTAGCTTGCGTTGGCCGCCTCGTCGCTCACGTCGAAGGAGTAGCCGTCCTTCATGAGGAATTCGCGGCCGCGCATGAGGCCGAAGCGCGGGCGCACCTCGTCGCGGAACTTGGTCTGAATCTGATAGAGGTTCAGGGGCAGCTGGCGGTAGGACTTCACCTCGCCGCGCAGAAGGTCGGTCATGACTTCTTCATGGGTGGGGCCGAGGCAGTAGTCGCGGTCGTGCCTGTCCTGGAAGCGCAGAAGTTCCTTGCCGTACTTCTTCCAGCGGCCGGATTCCTCCCAGAGTTCCGCAGGCTGCACCATGGGCAGCAGCACTTCAATGGCGCCCGCGGCGTTCATTTCACGGCGGACAATGTCCTTGGCCTTGTCCAGGGTGCGCAGCCCCAGCGGCAGCCAGGTGTAAATGCCGCTCGTAAGCTTGCGGATCATGCCCGCGCGTACCAGCAGCTTGTGGCTGACCACTTCGGCGTCGGCAGGGGCTTCCTTCAGGGTGGGGATGTAGTAACGGCTCCAGCGCATAGAGGATCCTTCAGTCGTTAGGGGTAAGAAGTTTGTCGAGTTCTTCAAGAAAAGCCGCAAGCAGCGCCTCCTGCCCGTTGACGGAGCGGAGTATTTCGCCCTTGCGGAAAATGACGCCCTTGTCGCGCCCGCCGGCAAGGCCTATGTCCGCCTCGCGGGCTTCTCCCGGGCCGTTGACCACGCAGCCCATGACCGCAATCTTGAGCCGGCTCTTTGCGGCATGGGGGTGGGACTGCACATATTCCTCGACCCTTTCGGCCATGCCGATGAGGTCGATTTCCGTGCGGCCGCAGGTAGGGCAGGACACGATTTCCGGCCCCCGGCTGCGAAGTCCCGTGGCACGCAGGATTTCCCAGGCCACGGCCGCTTCCCGCACAGGGTCGGCCGTAAGGGAGACGCGTATGGTATCGCCTATGCCTTCAAAAAGCAAAAGGCCGAGCCCCACCGCGGATTTCACGGTGCCGCGCATGGGCGTGCCCGCTTCGGTGACGCCGAGATGCAGCGGATAGTCCGCGCGGGCGGCCATGAGCCGGTAGGCGGCTATGGTATCGGCCACGGAGGAGGACTTGAGCGAAACCTTGATGTCGTAGAAGCCGCGTTTTTCCAGCATACGCACATGGGAAAGGGCGCTTTCCACCAGCGCTTCGGGCGTGGGGCCGCCGTAGCGTTCCAGAAGGTCCCTTTCCACGGAGCCGCTGTTGACGCCCACACGGATGACGGAGCCGCAGGCCTTTGCGGCGGCGGCGAGGTTGTCCACCGGCTTTTCGCCCCCGATGTTGCCGGGGTTGATGCGGAGTCCCCTGAGCCCTGCGTCGAGCGCGGCCAGAGCCAGGCGGTAATCGAAGTGGATATCGGCCACCAGCGGTACGGGCGAGGAGGCGGCTATGGTTTTGAGCGCGGCCGCCGCCTTTTCGTCGGGCACGGCAAGGCGCACGATTTCACAGCCCGCCGCATGGAGGCGGCGTATCTGTTCCAGCGTGGCTCCGGCGTCTCTCGTGTCGGTGTTGGTCATGCTCTGCACCACGACTGGAGCGCCGCCGCCGATGCGGACGTCGCCTATGCTGAGCTGCCGGGTGCGGCTTCTGTGGGGAGCGTTCATGGCTTCTCCTTGATGCTGCGCAGATGGTGTATCGCGTCATACGTGTAGATGGCAAGGGCCAGCCAGATGACGGGGAAGGAGATCATGTCGGAAGGCTTCATGCTTTCTCCGAGCACGGTGATGGCCAGAAGAAAGGCGATGGAGGGGCTCACGTACTGAAGTATGCCGATGGTGGCCAGCGTGACGTGGCGGGCGGCATAGCCGAAAAGAAGAAGGGGCATACCGGTGAAGGCTATGGTGCAGATGAGAAGCACGGGACGCATGGGGCCGTAGCCGACAATGGCGAATCCGGGTTCGGTGAAGCCCAGCCAGAGCACGGCCGCGGGCATGAGCATGAGCGCCTGCACGAAAAGGCTCGGCGCGGCGTCCATGCGAAGGGTTTTCTGCACATAGCCGTACAGGGCGAAGGAAAGGGCCAGGGTGAAACCTATCCACGGAATGCGCCCGTAGGCGATGACGCTTGCCGCCACGCCGCAGAAGGCCAGAGCTATGGCCGCGCCCTGCGGCCGGGAAAGTTTTTCGCCGAGCAGTACGCGCCCCATGAGCACGTTGAGAAGCGGGGTGATGAAGTATCCGAGGGAGGATTCCACGATCTGCCCGGTGGTGACGGCAAAAAGGTAGATGGTCCAGTTCAGACCGAGCATCACGGCGGCGAAGAACAGGGAAACGAGGGTACGCCTGTTCTGGAAGGCGTTTTTCACGGCGTGCATGTGTCCTTCCGCAAGAAGGACGATGCCGAGGAACGCCACCGTCCATATCATGCGGTGCGCCATGATGGAAACGGGATTCAGCGTGCCGAGCAGGGGCCAGAACAGGACGGCGAAGCCCCAGAGAAGGTGTGCGGAAAGTCCCGCGCCGGTTCCCGCGCAGGAGGCGGAACATTCATGGGAACGGAAGGGCAGAGAAAAGTGCATCATGGGAAGGGCTGTCGAGGTTTTCCGCCGCCCGGAGCCGGAAGCCCGGGCAGGCGCGCCGGAAAAGCAGGGAAGCGCCGTGCGCCTGTATGGAGCAGTCCGCCCTTCCTCGGGGGAAGAGCGGACTGCTGCGGGAAAGACTGCATGTGCAGGGAAGGCTTCGGGACGGACCGGAGCAGCCGGTCCCCGGGCCTTTCCTAGCGGTTGAAGGAACGGGCGTACAGTTCCACGATGGCCCTGCGGCCGTTGGCTTCCAGGAAGCGGGTGCCCGTGGCGGTGAAGCGGGAATGCTTGATGACGGGATCGTCCTTCTTCACCCATTCGTCGTTGATCCAGCGGAACCAGGCATCGCGCTTCTGGTCGAACACGAGCAGGGGCTTGTTGCACAGCTTGGCGAATTCCGCGCCCCAGCCGGTGCCGCCCCTGACGGTCTTGTCATCCTGGATTTCACCGACGACGAGCACTTCGCTGCCGCTGCTCACCTGCCAGCAGATGGACTGGAGGACCTTGCGGAACAGAGGAGCGCGGGTGTATTCGCGGCCCATGAGGCGGGAAACATACGTCATGCTGACGTCTTTGAGCGCCAGTTCGTCCTGAGTGAGCACGCGGACACCGCGCGTACGCTCTATCTGATGGCCTTCAAAGCTGTAGTTGACTTCTTCGATGCCCCATGCTTCGGCCTGGGCCCCAAAGAACTGCTCCGCGCCGGCTGCGCCGCCGCTGAAGAGAACGCACTGTTTCGGATCAAGCATCTGGTCCTCCCAGAATAGATAGTGTTGCTGAAAAGGGTAAATATGGCCCGGAACGGCTCAGTACGCGGGTTCGACCCTGCGGGAACCCGTGGCGCTCACGACGACGCGTACTCTCTGACCGGGGGTGATGTAGGGATCGCTGCCCTGAACGATGACTTCCTCGGCACCGCCGTTGTCGTAACGCACGGTGATCTGAAGTCCCGTCTGCCGGGAGGCGAGATTGCCCGCCCCCGCCCCGGCTGCGCCGCCGAGAAGAGCTCCGCCCACGGTGGCCAGGGTGCGCCCGCTTCCGCTGCCTATGGTGCTGCCGATCACCCCGCCCGCCACGGCGCCGATGACGGCGCCCACGGTCTGCTTCGTGTCGGACTGGCTGTTGATGTTCACTTCCTGCACGTTGGTGGCGGTACCGTAGTAGACGCTGAAGGACTGGCGGGCTTCGCCTGCATTATAGTCGTAACCGCCCAGATGAGGCCCGCAGCCGGGCAGGACGGGCAGCGTTGCGACCATGGCCGCGGCCAGAAGAAAGGCCGCCGGTGAGCGAAAATGCATAAAAGCCTCCTGTGGGGCAGGTTGGAAGCAAGAATGGCTCCATCATAACCAGCTTGTGTGGAATGTCCAGTTAAGATGAAGCCGTATCTGTAAGGGAAAGCCTGCAGCGCAGGGCTTTTTTTCAGGGAAGGGCGAGGCTGAGGGAAAGGCGCTTTCCGAAGCGCGGGCGCGGGGCCTTTTAAATGAAAAACCCCGGCGAACCGGGGAGTGAAAAGCTGCTGATCAGCCCGGGCTATCAGTAGCGGGGGCGGGGAGCGCGAGGCTTCGCTTCATTGACACGCAGGGTACGGCCGCCGAAGCTGGTGTTGTCCAGAGCTTCAATGGCGGCGGCTGCGGCGGGATCTTCCATTTCAACAAAACCAAAACCACGGGCACGGCCGGTTTCACGGTCGTTCACCAGTTTTACGGAGAGCACGGCGCCGTAAGGGGCGAAAAGATTCTGAACCTGCTCTTCGGTGGCGGACCAGGGAAGATTCCCGACATAAATAGACTTGGCCATGAGAAAAACCTCACACAAAAGAAATCTAAAACCCACACCCTGCTCCGGCAAACCGATTGCCCAGAGTGTCTCTCCTGTCTATCAGGTATGCCCCAACGGAAAAAGCAAGTCAATGCGTATTTGGTATTTTTTTCTCATTTATCAGGGGGGATGGAAGAATTTTTTTTGATACTGCCTGCTCCGCGTTGCGCTTCCCTGAAAAAAAGAAAGGAAATAAGGCAAGTGATATCATACGGATATCTTTTTAAAGCCGCGCAACATAAGAAAAGGGAGCGTTTTGCCGCGTTTTTTTGCGGAATCAGGCCTGCCTGCGCTTGAAGAGCTTTTCGAGGTCGGCCTTTTCCAGGGTTACGGCGCAGGGCCTGCCGTGGGGACAGAAATCCGGTTCTTCGGTACGCAGCCACTGCCGCACGAGCTGCATGGCGTCGTCGGGGCTGAGGTGCTGCCCCGCGCGTATGGCCGTGGCGCAGGCGTGATGTATCCATACGGAGGTGAGGTCGTCCACCCGGCCGGAAAGCGCTTCCCGCAGGAAGGCGGAAGCGTCGGAACGCTCCATTTCCGGGGGCATGGCCCGTACCGAGAGACGGTTGCCCCGGCAGGAGGCTTCAAAGCCGAGCCGGGTCAGCGTCTGTTCCAGTTCCAGAAAGCGTTCCTTTTCCGCAGGGTGCAGATCCATTTCCAGGGGAACCAGCAGGGGACGCGCCACCCCCCGCGAGCCGTTTTCACGGAATTTTTCGTAGAAAATGCGTTCGTGCATGGCGTGCTGATCGAGAAGAAGCAGCGTATCGTCGTTCTGCGAGAGCACAAGATAGGTGCGCGCCACCTGTCCCAGATAACGGAAACCCTGAAGCGGGGAAACGTCCGGGCGGGAAGATTCCTTTACCGGTTCGGGTTCAGCCTCGGCCTCCAGTTTGAGGGGAACGGAATCCTTGTTTTCCGGCAGCAGGCGTTCCCGGGCGGGCAGAGGCTTTTCCGCTGTTTCGTCCTTTTTCCGTGCAGAAGGCGCAGCCGGGGAAGGTGCAGGCATGGGCTGCGCTGCGGCAGGCGGTGTGCTGTTTGCCGGATGGGCGGGGTTGGGGAGTCCGGTACGGAAGTCCCGCTCGGGCATGAAGGGTTCGCACAGGCTGTTCTTGACGAACACGACTTCCTCTTCGGGCAGAGGTTGAGGTTTTTGCCGCTTCGGCATGACGCGCACGGCGTCGGCCTCGCCCCAGAAACCCAGCGGACGGACCGGGCGTTCCGCCTGTGCGGGAGCGCTTTTGGCTGCGGGCGCGGAGAAAAGCGCGGACGGGGGAGTGGGAGAAGGCTCTTCAAAGCGCTCCGCAAAGCGTTCCGAGGCAAGAGGAACACCGGCAAGAGCGTGGTTCACGGCGCGCAGTACCGCCGAGAACACGGCCTGTTCGTCGCGGAAGCGTACCTCGTTCTTGGCAGGGTGTACGTTCACGTCCACCTCGGGAGCGGGAAGATCGAGAAAGAGCACGGTCTGCGGGTAGTCGCGGCTGGTGAGCCTGCCCTGATAGGCCTGCCGCACGGCGCGCATGAGCAGCTTGTCGTTCACGGCGCGGCCGTTGACGTAGAAGAGCATTCTGTCGGCACGGGGCTGCGAGGAGCGGGGGTCGGACGTAAGGCCGTAAAGATGCATGTCCGACACATGAATATCGAAGGGGCGCAGCGCGTCCACAATGGCGGGGGGCCACAGCACCCCCATGCGCCGGGCAAGGTTCTGTCCCGCCTCGAAACGTATGACTTCCCGGCCTCCGGCCTTCAGGGTGAAGCCTGCGTCCGTACGGGCAAGGGCGATGCGGGTAAAGAGTTCCTGCGCCTTTTTCTGTTCCGTGGCCGGGCTTTTCAGGAACTTGAGGCGCGCGGGAATGTTGGAGAAGAGTTCGGCCACTTCCACCAGCGTGCCCTGATTGAGCGCTGCGGGAAAAACGGGCTTCATGGCGCCGTAGACGACTTCGATGCAGGCCGCCTCGCCCGTGCTGCCGTCTTCTTCCTGCGGGGCGGATATCATGCGGAAGCGGGATACGGAGGCGATGCTGGGCAGGGCCTCGCCCCGGAAGCCGTAGGAATCGATGTTCAGAAGGTCGCCCATGTCGGCAATCTTGCTGGTGGCATGGCGGGTAACGGCAAGCTCGAGCTGGTCGGCCCCTATGCCCCGGCCGTTGTCCGTGACGCGGATCAGGGTCTGGCCGCCGTTTTCCAGTTCCACGGTGATGCTGGTGGCACCGGCGTCGAGGCTGTTTTCCACAAGTTCCTTGACGACACTGGCCGGGCGTTCCACCACTTCGCCTGCGGCGATCTGGTTGGAAAGTTCCGGCGGCAGCAGGCGTATGGTCTTTTGGGGGGAAGTGTTCATGCGAACCTCGGGAAGGATGTGACGGCACGGCGGAATGCTTGTCTATTTTTCGGATGAATCATGAGAAAGTCAAGGAAGGGGAGTCTGCGGTGCGGCCTTGTCTTCGGGGGCGGGCGCCCTATGCAGGGAAAAGCATGGCGCAGCCCGAAGACCGGAGCGGTGAGGGACAGGGAAGAGGGGAAGACGGCCGGAAGGGCGCGTCAGACGGGAGAGCGGACCTTTCAGGCCGAGGGGGAACGCTTTGCCCGCGGATTCTGCACGCCCATGCGGAGCATACGGAAGTAAAGCTCGCGTCCCACCCAGGCATCGGTGGCGGCGTATTTGATCTGCTGGGGAGTGAGCTCGTGGTTTTCCCAGTTGGAGCATTGGGCGCTTTTGCTGATGCGGAACCCCAGAAGGTTGGCGGCAAGGGTACGCAGGCCCTGAGCCTGAATGCCCCTGGCCCGGGCCATGACGGCCAGATCCACCACGCCGTCGGCCGTGAAGGGATGGATGCGGGCAAGCGCCTTCATGTCGTCGTGAATGGCTACGCCGACCTTCAGCACACGGGGGGAGGAAAGCAGTTCGGCAATGTCTTCGCTGAAGGGCAGATGCGTAAGCTGTATGAGATAGGCCGTTTCCGCCGTGGCAAGCTGTATGAGCGCGGGGCGGCAGGTTTTGCCCTTGGTGAAGGTGGGGCGTGTTTCCGTATCGAAGCCGAGCACAGGCTCCTGCCGGAGCACGTTCAGCGCTTCTGCAAGGGTTTGCTCGTCCTGTACCAGCACCACGGGGCCTTCCCATGCCTGAATGGGCAGGAGATTGATTTCCTCCTTGCTCAGGCACGGCTGAAGAACAACAGGCGAAAGCGCCTGCTTTTTGGACCTGCGGGAAGGGGAAACGGTATCGACGGGCATAATTAAACCTTGCTTGCAAGCCTTATCATGGAAAAACCGGGGGGGCAAGATGCCCGCAGCGGCATGGGA
The nucleotide sequence above comes from Mailhella massiliensis. Encoded proteins:
- a CDS encoding glycine zipper 2TM domain-containing protein, whose protein sequence is MHFRSPAAFLLAAAMVATLPVLPGCGPHLGGYDYNAGEARQSFSVYYGTATNVQEVNINSQSDTKQTVGAVIGAVAGGVIGSTIGSGSGRTLATVGGALLGGAAGAGAGNLASRQTGLQITVRYDNGGAEEVIVQGSDPYITPGQRVRVVVSATGSRRVEPAY
- the xseB gene encoding exodeoxyribonuclease VII small subunit, whose protein sequence is MKKKEPTFEERLARLQAIVATLETGESPLEESVTLYKEGLAHAAACRRQLEKARHDIRLCTEKGTEPFAGRDGEEE
- a CDS encoding RNA recognition motif domain-containing protein is translated as MAKSIYVGNLPWSATEEQVQNLFAPYGAVLSVKLVNDRETGRARGFGFVEMEDPAAAAAIEALDNTSFGGRTLRVNEAKPRAPRPRY
- the xseA gene encoding exodeoxyribonuclease VII large subunit codes for the protein MSAILSVRQVTEQVRQAVEGRFPYVWVRGEVTNLSRPSSGHVYFSLKEDDFLLNCVWFRNQQKEEAFDPLTGEVWEDGPRPSLARSMENGQTVICAGRLTVYGARGQYQMIVDLGQAEGLGLWHQEFEALKRKLAAEGLFDAARKRPIPREPRRVAVITAPGGAAIRDFIRISSTRGLGAEIRILPVPVQGEEAPPRIAEAIDRAGREAWAEVVVLIRGGGSVQDLWAFNDERVARAVYRCPIPVLAGIGHEIDHSITDFTADFSAATPSHTAQLLWQERHVLIQHVDGLESALQLAFSRRTAMLAMRLEHASRALALLSPQARLRRQEEKLHDAVLRMDAAAKASLGRYESLVEALSLRLSGAGETRLQHAERAAERASAPLDALRRTIGLAGEQTLSRMELRLQALDPFEPLRRGYAMACDDTGAFLRSVSQTAPGRPLSVILADGRVLGTVTAVEPSPRQDDGAGHAPLPE
- a CDS encoding polyprenyl synthetase family protein — protein: MPADLRSRIEQYLSSSFLSEDIPHRLSSAMRYSLLAGGKRLRPVLCLCVARACAPEKADELTEALLPFAAGLEMIHTYSLIHDDLPAMDDDDLRRGCPTCHKAFDEATAILAGDALLTNAFSHMACAAVPAERLLEAVRLTADAAGAAGMAGGQMLDLLGEGKRLSLDELRVLNEKKTGALLFNACECGAVLAGATAAQREAARLYGCELGIAFQITDDILDVVGDEATVGKEVRHDEKSAKATWPSLLGLEGARERAKKHCAAAEAAIAGVFSGPDADFLRETSQKLVNRTH
- the rarD gene encoding EamA family transporter RarD; translation: MMHFSLPFRSHECSASCAGTGAGLSAHLLWGFAVLFWPLLGTLNPVSIMAHRMIWTVAFLGIVLLAEGHMHAVKNAFQNRRTLVSLFFAAVMLGLNWTIYLFAVTTGQIVESSLGYFITPLLNVLMGRVLLGEKLSRPQGAAIALAFCGVAASVIAYGRIPWIGFTLALSFALYGYVQKTLRMDAAPSLFVQALMLMPAAVLWLGFTEPGFAIVGYGPMRPVLLICTIAFTGMPLLLFGYAARHVTLATIGILQYVSPSIAFLLAITVLGESMKPSDMISFPVIWLALAIYTYDAIHHLRSIKEKP
- a CDS encoding proline--tRNA ligase is translated as MRWSRYYIPTLKEAPADAEVVSHKLLVRAGMIRKLTSGIYTWLPLGLRTLDKAKDIVRREMNAAGAIEVLLPMVQPAELWEESGRWKKYGKELLRFQDRHDRDYCLGPTHEEVMTDLLRGEVKSYRQLPLNLYQIQTKFRDEVRPRFGLMRGREFLMKDGYSFDVSDEAANASYASMKEAYHKIFSSMGLDFRPVEADSGAIGGNFSHEFMVLAETGEDSIAACTNWPECTWAANVERAPINTVFTQDETPCPAMEEVDTPAQHTIEELCSFLGIGADKLVKTLLFMADGKPVAVLLRGDRELNEIKLAHLIDADDIVFATPEQVKEMTGAPVGFAGPVGLKGVEKIYADKELMAANDWIAGANKADTHVLHMSLVRDVTLPIEWADLRNAVAGDPCPCCGRPLEIKRGIEVGHIFKLGTKYSEALHAVFLDENGKEKLMIMGCYGIGVSRVVAACIEQNFDEHGIMFPPQLAPFDVHLVCLDPKNADVAGKCDAIDAFLAAQGLETLYDDREERPGVKFKDADLIGLPVQVTVGGKGLAQGVVEVKNRRTGEKSTLPADSFEQAFPAWYQSVLDSWKR
- a CDS encoding M23 family metallopeptidase → MKRLLSLLIAVLLLPALARAADFSVPAKVSQGHAFPVAVTASAPFEATFLWRGETLRVAAVEQAPSLWKAEALLAMPIDAKGNHKVRIEAEGRSREFSLSAVPVAWPKSILKVEPKYVEPPREVREQIARDSERSRKALAVRTEKRWTLPLHRPVPGGITSPFGGRRVFNGKPRAPHKGTDMRSAEGAQVAAAADGVVLLAEKQYFGGNMVYIDHGQGVVSTYAHLSAFSVRAGDTVKKGQVIGRSGSTGRVTGPHLHFGLLVQGVAVDAMPLLSDPPRLVGGPSRSIFDQPQKAPAARNLR
- the ispG gene encoding flavodoxin-dependent (E)-4-hydroxy-3-methylbut-2-enyl-diphosphate synthase encodes the protein MNAPHRSRTRQLSIGDVRIGGGAPVVVQSMTNTDTRDAGATLEQIRRLHAAGCEIVRLAVPDEKAAAALKTIAASSPVPLVADIHFDYRLALAALDAGLRGLRINPGNIGGEKPVDNLAAAAKACGSVIRVGVNSGSVERDLLERYGGPTPEALVESALSHVRMLEKRGFYDIKVSLKSSSVADTIAAYRLMAARADYPLHLGVTEAGTPMRGTVKSAVGLGLLLFEGIGDTIRVSLTADPVREAAVAWEILRATGLRSRGPEIVSCPTCGRTEIDLIGMAERVEEYVQSHPHAAKSRLKIAVMGCVVNGPGEAREADIGLAGGRDKGVIFRKGEILRSVNGQEALLAAFLEELDKLLTPND